Proteins encoded by one window of Archaeoglobus veneficus SNP6:
- a CDS encoding DUF5320 family protein, producing the protein MPRYPGFGPWSHLPPWERPGWKFGRGRGWCWWYYGMSREDEIRLLEEEAAFLEERLREIRRRLDELKRE; encoded by the coding sequence ATGCCGAGGTATCCGGGTTTCGGACCATGGAGCCACCTTCCCCCGTGGGAAAGACCCGGCTGGAAGTTTGGAAGGGGGAGGGGCTGGTGCTGGTGGTACTACGGCATGAGCAGAGAGGACGAAATCAGGCTGCTTGAGGAGGAAGCAGCTTTCCTGGAAGAGAGACTGAGAGAAATCCGCAGAAGGCTTGATGAGCTCAAGAGGGAGTGA
- a CDS encoding cyclophilin-like family protein, translating into MVKVWIKAGNVKREVELYEDLAPVTVEAILNSLPIKGVVNRWGDEIYFETDVVVEVEENSKEVVEMGDVAYWIPGRAICVFFGPTPISEGDEIRPASAVNVIGKVVGDIEAFREVDDGEEVVIDRALE; encoded by the coding sequence ATGGTAAAAGTCTGGATAAAAGCTGGAAATGTTAAAAGAGAAGTTGAGCTCTACGAAGACCTCGCCCCAGTCACAGTTGAAGCAATACTGAATTCCCTGCCCATAAAGGGTGTGGTGAACAGGTGGGGCGATGAGATCTACTTCGAAACAGACGTGGTTGTGGAGGTCGAAGAAAACTCTAAAGAAGTCGTCGAAATGGGCGACGTTGCATACTGGATTCCCGGCAGAGCAATATGCGTCTTCTTCGGTCCCACACCCATAAGTGAAGGAGATGAAATCAGGCCAGCGAGCGCCGTTAATGTAATCGGGAAGGTCGTAGGAGACATTGAGGCTTTCAGAGAAGTGGATGATGGCGAAGAGGTCGTTATTGACAGGGCGCTCGAGTAA
- a CDS encoding UbiA-like polyprenyltransferase, giving the protein MLHKLKMYADFIKIEHTLFALPFAYAGAFLAAHGWFGWKLFLLITAAFTGMRTAAMVLNRIIDRDIDAINPRTAKRHLPAGLINVGEAYGILIIALSVYFVSAYLINRTAFMLSPIPVITAWIYPYLKRFTCLAHFVLGLNLAFAPLGGWIAVTDSFDPLGSEFVPAILGVAVIFWVAGFDIIYGLQDVEFDRKHGLHSIGAHYGVKAALAISAISHAIFFTLAAYAIHIYGAGVPAAFGLAIIALLLIYQHLIVNDKKYDEKRIQIAFFHANAVISAVLLFSIVAAVIAGG; this is encoded by the coding sequence ATGCTTCACAAACTCAAAATGTATGCTGACTTTATAAAAATCGAGCACACTCTCTTTGCCCTGCCTTTCGCCTACGCTGGGGCATTTCTTGCAGCCCACGGATGGTTTGGCTGGAAATTGTTTCTCCTGATTACAGCAGCATTTACCGGGATGAGAACCGCTGCCATGGTTCTCAACAGGATTATTGATAGAGATATCGATGCAATAAATCCCAGAACGGCAAAACGACACCTCCCTGCAGGATTGATAAATGTTGGAGAGGCGTATGGAATTCTAATCATAGCCCTCTCAGTTTACTTTGTTTCCGCATATCTGATCAACAGAACGGCCTTCATGCTTTCACCCATTCCGGTAATAACCGCCTGGATTTATCCCTACCTCAAGAGGTTCACGTGTCTCGCCCACTTCGTTCTCGGTTTAAACCTTGCCTTTGCTCCCCTTGGCGGGTGGATTGCAGTAACGGACTCCTTCGACCCACTTGGCAGCGAGTTCGTTCCTGCGATTCTCGGCGTAGCTGTCATCTTCTGGGTTGCAGGATTCGATATAATCTACGGGCTGCAGGACGTTGAATTCGACAGAAAACACGGCCTGCACTCAATAGGGGCACACTATGGCGTCAAAGCAGCCCTTGCAATTTCAGCCATCAGTCATGCAATCTTCTTCACCCTTGCAGCCTATGCCATCCACATTTACGGAGCGGGCGTGCCTGCTGCTTTCGGGCTCGCGATCATAGCTCTGCTGCTCATTTACCAGCATTTGATAGTCAACGATAAAAAATACGATGAGAAAAGAATTCAGATTGCTTTCTTCCACGCAAACGCAGTTATAAGTGCCGTACTGCTTTTCAGTATAGTTGCCGCAGTTATAGCAGGTGGTTGA
- a CDS encoding NAD-dependent epimerase/dehydratase family protein: protein MTGLVVRVLLTGATGFLGSYVLSLLTEKYDVVAFVRRPVENLGEGLNVQIIRGDLRSGGDVEKAAKGVDVAVNLAGVLKGDYYGVHVLAAKNLVSNVPRIVHVSALWASPDGNDYQRSKWEGEREVMKAESYTIVRPSVMFGAGDRFVNKILRIMRRYPFIPCFDGRLSPVFVGDVAEIIVDAVERVANGSRETLSLCGPRDFSVEELFQTIADVFGIKKPFVKIPRPIISLYAMIGEITGGDLSRVFLSMLETRPCVRLETDIEDYLVRCRHEFG from the coding sequence ATGACGGGGTTAGTGGTGAGAGTTCTGCTTACCGGTGCAACGGGTTTCCTTGGAAGCTACGTACTGTCCCTCCTTACTGAAAAATACGATGTGGTTGCTTTTGTAAGGAGGCCAGTAGAGAATCTTGGAGAAGGGTTAAATGTCCAGATAATTCGCGGAGATCTGAGGTCCGGAGGGGACGTTGAAAAAGCAGCAAAAGGCGTTGATGTTGCTGTAAACCTTGCCGGTGTACTGAAGGGGGACTACTACGGAGTTCACGTTCTTGCCGCTAAAAACCTCGTAAGTAACGTTCCTCGAATCGTTCACGTCTCAGCTTTATGGGCCTCCCCGGATGGCAACGATTACCAGCGCAGCAAGTGGGAGGGTGAAAGAGAGGTGATGAAGGCCGAGAGCTACACCATAGTCAGGCCATCGGTGATGTTTGGTGCCGGTGACAGATTCGTGAACAAAATTCTCAGGATTATGCGAAGGTATCCCTTCATCCCCTGTTTCGATGGCAGACTCTCTCCCGTGTTTGTCGGGGATGTCGCGGAGATCATAGTCGATGCAGTTGAGAGAGTTGCTAACGGTAGTAGAGAAACTCTTTCCCTCTGCGGTCCGAGGGACTTCAGCGTTGAGGAGCTTTTCCAGACGATTGCGGATGTGTTTGGCATTAAAAAGCCGTTCGTCAAAATTCCACGTCCTATTATCAGTCTTTACGCGATGATAGGTGAAATAACGGGCGGCGATCTGTCGAGAGTGTTTCTTTCCATGCTTGAGACGAGGCCATGTGTCAGGCTTGAGACGGACATCGAAGACTACCTCGTGAGGTGTCGCCATGAGTTCGGATGA
- a CDS encoding triphosphoribosyl-dephospho-CoA synthase translates to MSSDEGMVPSAATAATAAVLAMLLEVSATPKSGNVDREHSFEDLRYEHFLASSASSYPVFLRAAENRGSVGQLILDAVVETSRWHRAGNVHFGAFLLLTPLVYSWRAGRAESIAKAAVETLKNTTVEDSLAVLKAFRLSGARAMDVEELSLEDDSTAEELKRERINLYDWMLLAPRENIIARELTEGYTASLSGMKTLIETFEEFGDVNAAIVFTYHKLLSEYIDPLVVAKHGIETAKKVRDTARKVVEAFGGNIDVFKPLDEEFVRRRINPGTIADLTSSSIFLALIEGLRF, encoded by the coding sequence ATGAGTTCGGATGAGGGTATGGTACCTTCTGCAGCCACAGCAGCAACGGCAGCGGTGCTTGCGATGCTTCTTGAAGTCTCGGCAACTCCAAAATCGGGTAACGTTGATAGGGAGCATAGCTTCGAAGATTTGCGCTACGAGCACTTTCTCGCCTCATCCGCCTCTTCTTACCCTGTTTTCTTGCGGGCAGCGGAGAATCGTGGCAGCGTGGGCCAGCTAATCCTCGATGCGGTCGTCGAAACTTCGAGATGGCATAGAGCCGGAAACGTTCACTTCGGGGCGTTCCTGTTGCTGACCCCTCTCGTGTACTCATGGCGTGCCGGAAGGGCCGAAAGCATCGCAAAGGCCGCTGTTGAGACCTTGAAGAACACGACGGTTGAGGACTCGCTTGCGGTTCTCAAAGCCTTCAGGTTGTCGGGAGCGAGGGCAATGGATGTCGAAGAGCTGAGCCTTGAAGATGACAGTACGGCGGAGGAGTTGAAAAGGGAGAGAATCAACCTCTACGACTGGATGCTTCTCGCTCCTCGAGAGAACATCATAGCAAGGGAACTGACGGAAGGATACACTGCAAGCCTCTCGGGTATGAAAACACTTATCGAGACGTTTGAAGAATTCGGCGACGTGAATGCGGCGATAGTGTTTACATACCATAAGTTGCTCTCCGAGTACATCGATCCCCTTGTGGTTGCGAAACACGGCATCGAGACTGCAAAAAAAGTGAGGGATACGGCAAGGAAGGTTGTTGAAGCGTTTGGTGGGAACATCGACGTCTTCAAACCCCTTGACGAGGAGTTTGTAAGGAGAAGAATAAACCCCGGCACGATTGCAGACCTGACTTCTTCGTCGATCTTTCTCGCCCTGATTGAGGGGTTGAGGTTTTAG
- a CDS encoding DUF447 domain-containing protein — protein sequence MKLSDFGFTEGINEIIAITRGVSDAGELNAAPIGIIVEDASSRVARARLFPSHTKENVENGSPLWANICFDAVLFVISAFEDPGEEFYASLNPPVLKGAVVCCRFDVEMDGGTAKLELAEGTVIERPLRAVNRGFNAVIEATVHATRYAMGVKNLEEKIRYYGTIVEKCGGSREKEAYKLLLDYIRLK from the coding sequence TTGAAGCTTTCAGATTTCGGCTTTACTGAGGGAATAAACGAAATTATAGCGATTACGAGGGGTGTGTCTGATGCTGGCGAACTCAATGCAGCCCCGATTGGCATAATAGTTGAGGACGCCAGCAGTAGAGTTGCAAGAGCGAGGTTGTTTCCGAGCCACACGAAGGAGAACGTGGAGAACGGCAGTCCACTGTGGGCAAACATCTGCTTTGATGCAGTTCTGTTTGTAATTTCAGCCTTTGAGGATCCTGGAGAGGAGTTTTACGCATCGCTCAACCCGCCAGTATTGAAGGGCGCTGTGGTATGCTGCAGATTCGATGTTGAAATGGATGGTGGAACTGCAAAGCTTGAACTTGCTGAAGGCACTGTCATAGAAAGGCCGCTCAGGGCAGTTAACAGAGGGTTCAACGCAGTTATAGAGGCAACAGTTCACGCGACGAGGTATGCAATGGGGGTGAAGAACCTCGAGGAGAAAATTAGGTACTATGGAACGATCGTGGAGAAGTGCGGGGGGAGTAGGGAGAAGGAGGCGTATAAACTTCTTCTTGACTACATCCGACTGAAATAG
- the speE gene encoding polyamine aminopropyltransferase gives MEWFIEASDNYGLMIRVRKKLYEFKGLQHIEIYDTVFGKMLVIDGYVQFIERFEASYHEMLAHVPMLTHPSPKKVLIIGGGDGGTAREVLKHDPDEVVMVEIDRNVVEACRQHVGIDKGALDDPRLTLLIENGIEYVKNCDEKFDVLIVDGTDPSPASEPLFSPDFYRACSRISDIYAMQSQSPVLQEKEFRTVLRNTAVFRERRVYLSYIPMYPGGIWSFLIASDSSLNVELDKIRRRFEERRIETEYYTPEVHVAAFTLPRWLENIVREMGLEV, from the coding sequence ATGGAATGGTTCATAGAAGCGAGTGACAACTATGGATTGATGATTAGAGTCAGGAAAAAGCTTTACGAGTTTAAAGGACTCCAGCACATTGAGATTTATGATACCGTATTCGGCAAGATGCTCGTCATTGATGGCTATGTGCAGTTTATAGAGAGGTTCGAGGCATCATATCACGAGATGCTCGCTCACGTCCCCATGCTGACCCACCCAAGCCCCAAAAAGGTACTGATAATAGGTGGTGGAGATGGAGGTACTGCAAGAGAAGTGCTCAAACATGATCCCGATGAGGTTGTTATGGTCGAGATTGACAGAAACGTTGTCGAGGCTTGCAGGCAGCATGTGGGAATAGACAAGGGAGCTCTTGACGACCCCCGCCTTACCCTCCTGATAGAAAACGGAATAGAGTACGTGAAAAACTGCGACGAGAAGTTCGACGTTCTGATAGTTGACGGCACGGATCCGAGTCCGGCGAGCGAGCCTCTATTCTCTCCAGACTTCTACAGGGCGTGTTCCCGCATATCCGACATTTACGCAATGCAGAGCCAGTCACCGGTGCTGCAGGAGAAAGAGTTTCGCACGGTTCTCCGAAACACTGCCGTTTTCAGGGAAAGGAGGGTTTATCTCTCATATATACCGATGTATCCTGGAGGAATCTGGAGCTTTCTCATCGCGTCTGATAGTAGCCTCAACGTGGAGCTGGATAAAATCAGAAGGAGGTTTGAGGAAAGAAGAATAGAGACAGAGTACTACACTCCCGAAGTGCACGTTGCAGCCTTTACGCTGCCAAGATGGCTTGAAAACATTGTTAGAGAGATGGGTTTGGAAGTTTAA
- the fhcD gene encoding formylmethanofuran--tetrahydromethanopterin N-formyltransferase yields MKLNGVEIEDTFAEAFDIYVARVLITAYDYGLAEVAATEATGFGTSIIMCPAEAGIEGKAKPEETPDGRPGVYIQICHPSKKTLEQQLIARIGQCILTAPTARAFDALPDAEERFDTGNKLRYFGDGFEKQLEIGDRKVWAIPIMEGDFIVENDFGVVQGVAGGNFFIMGENQPAALAAARAAVDAISSVKHVITPFPGGIVASGSKVGANKYKFLKATTNERFAPSLKGQVESDVPEGVNAIYEIVINGLSVEAVSEAMRAGIMAAVKVPGIVKITAGNYGGKLGRHAIYLKDLL; encoded by the coding sequence ATGAAGCTCAACGGAGTTGAAATCGAGGACACCTTTGCCGAGGCATTTGATATCTACGTTGCCAGGGTTCTGATAACCGCCTACGATTATGGACTTGCGGAAGTTGCAGCAACAGAGGCTACTGGCTTTGGTACGTCCATAATAATGTGCCCGGCAGAGGCAGGAATAGAGGGGAAGGCAAAGCCCGAAGAGACTCCGGATGGCAGACCGGGAGTTTACATTCAGATATGTCACCCCAGCAAGAAGACTCTGGAGCAGCAGCTCATAGCCAGGATAGGGCAGTGCATTCTGACGGCTCCAACTGCAAGAGCCTTCGACGCTTTGCCCGATGCGGAGGAAAGATTCGATACAGGAAACAAGCTGAGGTACTTTGGAGACGGTTTCGAAAAACAGCTCGAAATCGGTGACAGAAAGGTATGGGCGATACCGATAATGGAGGGCGATTTCATAGTCGAGAACGATTTTGGCGTCGTTCAGGGCGTCGCCGGAGGGAACTTCTTTATAATGGGTGAAAACCAGCCTGCTGCCCTTGCGGCTGCAAGAGCTGCTGTTGATGCTATTTCCAGCGTGAAGCATGTTATAACTCCGTTTCCTGGGGGAATAGTTGCCTCTGGCTCGAAAGTCGGAGCAAACAAGTACAAGTTCCTCAAAGCCACAACAAACGAGCGCTTTGCCCCTTCGCTCAAGGGACAGGTGGAAAGCGATGTGCCTGAGGGGGTCAATGCAATTTACGAAATAGTCATCAACGGACTGAGTGTCGAGGCTGTGAGCGAGGCCATGAGGGCGGGCATAATGGCCGCCGTAAAGGTGCCGGGCATTGTAAAAATCACCGCCGGAAACTACGGTGGCAAGCTTGGCAGACACGCGATATACCTGAAGGATTTGCTCTAA
- a CDS encoding hydroxymethylglutaryl-CoA reductase, degradative, with translation MKSSRIPGFYKLSIEERLEKVAEFADLSDEEKELALKNGALSLDIADRMIENVIGTFELPLGIATNFLIDGKDYLIPMAIEEPSVVAAASNAAKMARVKGGFVTQATPPVMIGQIQVVRLPDPFAAKIEVLRHKDEIIQKANEQDSILVKLGGGCKDIEARVIDTIVGPMLIVHLLVDVRDAMGANAVNTMAEAVAPIIERVTGGKVRLRIISNLATYRLARAKAVFDKDAIGGEEVVDGIIEAYAFAKADPYRCATHNKGIMNGVSAVVIATGNDFRAVEAGAHSYAALGGYKPLTTYEKNEDGDLVGTIELPVAVGIVGGATSVNPMARVCLKILGVKTAEELSRVIAAVGLAQNFAALRALATEGIQRGHMELHARNMAISVGAVGEEIDKVVEILVKERKIKMDYAKEVLEKIRSGGL, from the coding sequence ATGAAATCCTCGAGGATTCCCGGGTTCTACAAGCTCAGCATTGAGGAAAGGCTCGAAAAGGTTGCTGAGTTTGCCGACTTGAGTGATGAGGAAAAAGAGCTTGCGTTGAAGAATGGTGCTCTATCTCTCGACATTGCAGACAGAATGATTGAGAACGTAATCGGCACCTTCGAGCTTCCCTTGGGCATAGCCACGAATTTTCTCATCGACGGAAAGGACTACCTGATACCCATGGCAATTGAGGAGCCAAGTGTCGTCGCTGCAGCGAGCAACGCTGCAAAAATGGCGAGGGTGAAGGGTGGATTTGTTACGCAGGCAACTCCGCCAGTCATGATAGGCCAGATTCAGGTGGTAAGGCTTCCAGACCCTTTTGCTGCAAAGATTGAAGTGCTGAGACACAAGGATGAAATAATCCAGAAAGCCAACGAGCAGGACTCTATTCTCGTAAAACTCGGCGGTGGATGTAAAGATATAGAGGCAAGGGTCATCGACACAATCGTTGGCCCGATGCTAATCGTGCACCTCCTCGTAGACGTCAGGGATGCGATGGGTGCAAACGCCGTAAACACGATGGCCGAAGCCGTAGCTCCGATAATTGAGCGCGTTACGGGAGGAAAGGTCAGGCTGAGGATAATCTCGAATCTCGCAACGTACAGGCTCGCGAGAGCAAAGGCTGTGTTCGACAAGGACGCTATAGGAGGAGAAGAGGTCGTTGATGGCATAATCGAGGCCTACGCCTTTGCAAAAGCCGATCCATATAGATGCGCAACACACAACAAGGGGATAATGAACGGTGTTTCGGCGGTCGTTATCGCCACAGGCAACGATTTCAGGGCGGTTGAAGCAGGAGCACACTCTTACGCAGCCCTCGGTGGTTACAAGCCTCTCACGACCTACGAAAAGAACGAGGACGGTGATTTAGTAGGTACAATAGAGCTGCCCGTAGCAGTTGGAATTGTAGGAGGAGCTACTTCCGTTAATCCGATGGCGAGGGTATGCCTGAAGATACTGGGTGTTAAAACGGCCGAAGAGCTATCGAGAGTCATTGCAGCGGTTGGTTTGGCGCAGAACTTTGCAGCGTTGAGGGCGCTTGCAACAGAAGGAATACAGCGCGGTCACATGGAGCTTCATGCAAGGAACATGGCCATATCCGTTGGAGCAGTCGGCGAGGAAATAGACAAGGTCGTTGAGATACTTGTGAAGGAAAGAAAAATAAAAATGGACTACGCAAAGGAAGTTCTGGAGAAGATTCGCTCAGGTGGGCTTTGA
- a CDS encoding pyruvate ferredoxin oxidoreductase subunit gamma: MINFINYTSTSAAKAFGGIFILLEVRFHGRGGQGVVTSADVLAVAAFKEGYYTLSFPTFGAEKRGTPVASFLRVSDKPIVLRDEIYNPDYVVVLDPTVMESVNVVAGLKENGMVIANYPSEEKVRELLGVKAVAINATKLAIEYLGRPITNTVMVGAFAGITGLVKLETLKETIVEWFKNPAIAEKNATLVEIAYKEMEKRKEEIS; the protein is encoded by the coding sequence ATGATAAACTTTATTAACTACACCTCGACATCTGCAGCAAAAGCATTCGGGGGGATATTTATTTTACTGGAGGTAAGATTCCACGGAAGAGGAGGACAGGGAGTCGTTACATCGGCAGATGTCTTAGCAGTTGCAGCTTTTAAAGAAGGTTATTACACACTCTCGTTCCCAACCTTTGGGGCGGAAAAGCGTGGAACTCCTGTTGCGTCTTTCCTGAGGGTATCTGATAAGCCAATAGTGCTGAGGGACGAAATTTACAACCCCGATTACGTCGTCGTTCTTGATCCGACAGTGATGGAATCTGTAAACGTTGTAGCTGGCCTGAAAGAGAACGGGATGGTGATAGCCAATTATCCCAGTGAGGAGAAAGTCAGAGAGTTACTCGGCGTAAAGGCTGTTGCAATAAACGCCACAAAACTCGCAATAGAGTACCTCGGGAGGCCTATAACGAATACGGTGATGGTAGGGGCTTTCGCAGGCATAACAGGGCTCGTCAAACTCGAAACTTTAAAAGAGACAATTGTCGAATGGTTTAAAAATCCGGCAATTGCCGAAAAAAACGCCACGCTCGTTGAAATCGCCTACAAGGAGATGGAAAAGCGCAAGGAGGAGATATCATGA
- a CDS encoding 4Fe-4S binding protein, whose product MKIRISLGAVSRPLESLKIKTGDWGAEYPVIDEEKCIGCGECETFCPDLCIELVEREGNNENSGENKKKKKKVAKVNYDYCKGCGTCSVVCPAEAIRMELKDIYKGELK is encoded by the coding sequence ATGAAGATCAGGATAAGCCTCGGGGCAGTTTCGAGGCCCCTTGAATCACTCAAGATAAAAACGGGTGACTGGGGTGCAGAATACCCAGTAATAGACGAGGAAAAGTGCATTGGTTGCGGGGAGTGTGAGACGTTCTGCCCTGACCTCTGTATTGAGCTCGTTGAAAGAGAGGGAAATAACGAGAATAGCGGAGAGAACAAGAAGAAGAAAAAGAAAGTTGCAAAGGTTAACTACGATTACTGCAAGGGGTGCGGAACTTGCAGCGTGGTGTGTCCGGCTGAAGCCATCAGGATGGAACTTAAGGACATATATAAGGGTGAGCTGAAATGA
- a CDS encoding transketolase C-terminal domain-containing protein, which yields MMKVVRGFYSVAYSVKLCKPNVICAYPITPQTEIVERLAEMYANGELGDCEYITAESEFGSASILVGASAAGARTFTATCSQGLILMSEVLWNAAGMRLPIVIVNANRSLSAPLSIWNDHQDSMAMRDAGIIQVYVENNQEVHDMIPQAFKVAEDRRVMLPFMVCMDGYKLTHAYEPVDLLSQELVDSFLPPYDPPVKLTTKDPLTFGSYATPATYMEFRAAMHNAMERARKVMDEVFKEWAEVSGRNWGGHIANSGEGAEVYVIAMGSLVGLVRDVVDELRKDGKSVDLIKLRTFRPFPADELRKALSGASKVIVFERSLSLGSEPPVTLDVKSAIQKLDIDVYSLVVGLGGRDVPRDLVKKSIEEVIDGKVEPGMHFRGLKDYEEVIV from the coding sequence ATGATGAAGGTGGTAAGAGGTTTCTATTCCGTAGCGTACAGTGTCAAACTCTGCAAACCCAACGTGATATGTGCGTATCCAATAACTCCACAGACCGAGATTGTTGAAAGGCTTGCCGAGATGTACGCCAACGGTGAGCTTGGCGACTGTGAGTACATCACAGCAGAATCTGAGTTTGGATCTGCGTCAATCCTCGTTGGTGCTTCTGCAGCGGGAGCGAGGACGTTCACAGCAACATGCTCTCAGGGCCTCATTCTGATGAGCGAAGTACTGTGGAACGCTGCCGGTATGAGGCTACCAATTGTCATCGTAAATGCCAACCGTTCGTTGTCTGCTCCACTGAGCATATGGAACGACCACCAGGACAGCATGGCTATGCGTGACGCGGGCATAATCCAGGTTTACGTGGAGAACAATCAGGAAGTCCACGATATGATACCACAGGCCTTCAAGGTGGCTGAAGACCGCCGTGTAATGCTTCCCTTCATGGTCTGTATGGACGGATACAAGCTCACGCATGCATATGAGCCTGTCGATTTGCTCAGTCAGGAACTCGTTGATTCGTTCCTTCCGCCCTACGACCCGCCGGTGAAACTCACGACAAAAGACCCGCTAACCTTCGGCAGCTACGCAACACCCGCCACGTACATGGAGTTTCGCGCTGCAATGCATAACGCAATGGAGAGGGCGCGAAAAGTTATGGATGAGGTGTTCAAAGAATGGGCAGAAGTCAGCGGAAGGAACTGGGGAGGACATATTGCCAACAGTGGGGAGGGCGCAGAAGTTTACGTGATTGCAATGGGTTCTTTGGTTGGCCTCGTGAGGGATGTGGTGGATGAGCTGAGAAAGGATGGAAAGTCTGTTGACCTGATAAAGCTCAGAACCTTCCGCCCCTTCCCGGCAGATGAGCTAAGAAAAGCTCTGAGTGGTGCGAGCAAAGTTATCGTTTTCGAGCGCAGCCTGTCGCTTGGCAGCGAACCTCCCGTAACTCTCGACGTGAAGTCAGCGATACAGAAGTTGGATATAGACGTATACTCCCTCGTAGTTGGCCTTGGTGGAAGGGATGTGCCGAGAGATCTTGTAAAGAAGAGCATTGAAGAGGTAATTGATGGCAAGGTTGAGCCGGGTATGCACTTTAGAGGACTCAAGGACTATGAAGAGGTGATAGTGTGA
- a CDS encoding thiamine pyrophosphate-dependent enzyme, which yields MKYFGSGHGACPGCGLPIAVKNVLEAIGPCFVANSTGCLEIISSQYGKSAWGVPYIHSLFENAAAVAAGIEAALKALGRTDEGPVVVFAGDGATADIGIGPLSGMFDRGHDVLYICLDNEAYQNTGNQQSGLTPTGSNTTTCPAGKLMPGKPGPKKDMVAIALAHKVPYVATASVAYPKDIRRKAKRAMEFEGPKYIQIHSTCVTGWGIEGKLAIPIARLAVETGLYPLVEYENGKLVRVRKIKKRKPVEEYLKPQKRFRHLFKHPKGHEIIEEIQRIADENAARFGLDVE from the coding sequence GTGAAGTATTTTGGTTCAGGTCATGGAGCGTGCCCGGGATGCGGGCTGCCGATTGCAGTTAAGAACGTCCTTGAGGCAATAGGCCCGTGCTTCGTTGCCAACTCAACTGGATGTCTTGAGATTATCAGTTCGCAGTATGGAAAGAGCGCGTGGGGCGTGCCATACATACACTCTCTCTTCGAGAATGCTGCTGCCGTTGCCGCTGGCATAGAGGCTGCTCTGAAAGCCCTGGGTAGAACGGATGAAGGGCCTGTTGTAGTCTTTGCGGGAGATGGTGCTACGGCTGATATAGGTATCGGCCCGCTTTCCGGCATGTTCGATAGAGGTCATGACGTCCTCTACATCTGCCTTGACAACGAGGCATACCAGAACACCGGCAACCAGCAGAGCGGCCTTACGCCAACTGGGAGCAACACCACAACCTGTCCGGCTGGAAAGTTGATGCCCGGAAAGCCGGGGCCCAAGAAAGACATGGTCGCAATAGCTCTCGCCCACAAAGTGCCCTACGTGGCAACAGCGAGTGTAGCATATCCGAAAGATATCAGAAGAAAGGCAAAGAGGGCGATGGAGTTCGAGGGACCAAAGTACATCCAGATTCACTCAACCTGTGTTACAGGATGGGGTATTGAGGGTAAACTGGCAATTCCGATTGCAAGGCTTGCTGTGGAAACAGGATTATATCCGCTTGTGGAGTACGAAAACGGAAAGCTGGTCAGGGTCAGAAAGATAAAGAAGAGAAAGCCCGTTGAAGAGTATCTCAAACCGCAGAAGAGGTTCAGACACCTGTTCAAGCACCCGAAGGGTCATGAGATAATAGAGGAAATTCAGCGCATAGCAGACGAGAATGCCGCGAGGTTCGGACTCGATGTAGAGTAA